In Haliaeetus albicilla chromosome 14, bHalAlb1.1, whole genome shotgun sequence, one genomic interval encodes:
- the NME6 gene encoding nucleoside diphosphate kinase 6, whose amino-acid sequence MAAAGLSGRPLQLTLALLKPDAVAHPLVLEAVHETILSNRFLIVRAKKLRCGREESRRFYREHAGRFFYQRLVEFMASGPMWAYILAHENAVPLWRSLMGPTKVFRARNSVPDSIRGAYGLTDTRNTTHGSDSPASASREIAFFFPEFNEQLWYQQEEPRLRSGQVYYNAEERVHCVFRDEETELT is encoded by the exons ATGGCGGCTGCGGGACTGTCCGGGCGGCCGCTGCAGCTGACGCTGGCGCTGCTGAAGCCGGACGCCGTGGCCCACCCGCTGGTGCTGGAG GCCGTGCACGAAACCATCCTCAGCAACCGGTTCCTCATCGTGCGCGCCAAGAAGCTGCGCTGCGGACGGGAGGAGAGCCGCCGCTTCTACCGGGAGCACGCGG GGCGGTTCTTCTACCAGCGGCTGGTGGAGTTCATGGCCAG TGGCCCCATGTGGGCTTATATCTTGGCCCACGAGAATGCTGTACCCCTCTGGAGATCCCTGATGGGACCCACGAAAGTATTCCGAGCTCGAAACAGCGTCCCGGACTCCATCCGAGGAGCTTATGGCCTTACTGACACCAGGAATACCACTCATGGCTCAG ATTCACCAGCATCAGCCAGCAGAGaaattgcctttttcttcccGGAGTTCAATGAACAGCTCTGGTACCAGCAGGAAGAGCCACGTCTGCGCTCTGGGCAGGTGTATTACAATGCAGAGGAGCGTGTCCACTGTGTGTTCAGGGATGAAGAAACAGAGTTGACCTGA
- the LOC104322402 gene encoding rab-like protein 2A isoform X2 yields MADAAAAERARDEAAAGAEETVKIICLGDSAVGKSKLLERFLLDGFCPQQLSTFALTLYKHRARVDGQAVLVDFWDTAGQERFQSMHASYYHKAHACIMVFDVQRKVTYKNLNSWYKELREFRPEIPCIVVANKIDADVKVTQKSFNFARKFSLPFYFVSAADGTNVVKLFNDAIKLAVAYKQNSGDFMDEVMRELEAGRGEMVTL; encoded by the exons ATGGCGgatgcggcggcggcggagcgggccCGGGATGAGGCCGCGGCCGGCGCTGAGGAGACCGTGAAGATCATCTGCCTAGGCGACAGCGCCGTGGGCAAGTCCAA gctgctggagaGGTTCCTGCTCGACGGCTT CTGCCCCCAGCAGCTCTCCACCTTCGCCCTGACGCTCTACAAGCACCGTGCTCGGGTGGACGGGCAGGCGGTCCTCGTGG ACTTCTGGGACACAGCTGGACAGGAGAGGTTCCAGAGCATGCATGCATCCTATTACCATAAGGCTCATGCTTGTATCATG GTGTTTGATGTGCAGCGGAAAGTCACCTACAAGAACTTAAACAGCTGGTACAAGGAGCTGAGAGAATTCCGCCCAGAGATTCCTTGCATTGTGGTGGCCAACAAAATTGATG CGGATGTGAAGGTGACCCAGAAAAGCTTCAACTTTGCCCGGAAGTTCAGTTTGCCCTTTTACTTTGTGTCTGCTGCAGATGGCACCAATGTAGTGAAG CTCTTCAATGATGCTATCAAACTGGCAGTTGCTTACAAACAGAATTCAGGAGATTTCATGGATGAGGTCATGCGAGAACTGGAG GCCGGAAGGGGCGAGATGGTGACCCTCTGA
- the LOC104322402 gene encoding rab-like protein 2A isoform X1 has product MADAAAAERARDEAAAGAEETVKIICLGDSAVGKSKLLERFLLDGFCPQQLSTFALTLYKHRARVDGQAVLVDFWDTAGQERFQSMHASYYHKAHACIMVFDVQRKVTYKNLNSWYKELREFRPEIPCIVVANKIDADVKVTQKSFNFARKFSLPFYFVSAADGTNVVKLFNDAIKLAVAYKQNSGDFMDEVMRELESFDLQKKTENSSDKESCPEEKPPSA; this is encoded by the exons ATGGCGgatgcggcggcggcggagcgggccCGGGATGAGGCCGCGGCCGGCGCTGAGGAGACCGTGAAGATCATCTGCCTAGGCGACAGCGCCGTGGGCAAGTCCAA gctgctggagaGGTTCCTGCTCGACGGCTT CTGCCCCCAGCAGCTCTCCACCTTCGCCCTGACGCTCTACAAGCACCGTGCTCGGGTGGACGGGCAGGCGGTCCTCGTGG ACTTCTGGGACACAGCTGGACAGGAGAGGTTCCAGAGCATGCATGCATCCTATTACCATAAGGCTCATGCTTGTATCATG GTGTTTGATGTGCAGCGGAAAGTCACCTACAAGAACTTAAACAGCTGGTACAAGGAGCTGAGAGAATTCCGCCCAGAGATTCCTTGCATTGTGGTGGCCAACAAAATTGATG CGGATGTGAAGGTGACCCAGAAAAGCTTCAACTTTGCCCGGAAGTTCAGTTTGCCCTTTTACTTTGTGTCTGCTGCAGATGGCACCAATGTAGTGAAG CTCTTCAATGATGCTATCAAACTGGCAGTTGCTTACAAACAGAATTCAGGAGATTTCATGGATGAGGTCATGCGAGAACTGGAG AGCTTTGACCTGCAGAAGAAGACTGAGAATTCGTCGGATAAAGAGAGCTGCCCTGAGGAGAAGCCCCCATCTGCCTAA